A window of Metabacillus sp. B2-18 contains these coding sequences:
- a CDS encoding IucA/IucC family protein, translating to MQKLSLIPTKTAENRVKKQLVEALLYENLIPFEEDNGTFHLLGKSRTYRFRGKRIAFDRVRLDEERIEATLEELVEACIADGEAKRRLVVELTQAITLCEWNEAHLFHPMSRRDSSYEELESEISEGHPYHPCFKSRIGFSIQDHEQYGPEAKRSFPLVWTAVKRNKVRISIPGDEEVFWRKELGSLMWEYLLQQLHSMGESFDTYTFLPIHPYQWKSIQEHLEKLINAKEILLLRVKGDYYRATQSVRTLWNEFSPEKANMKLSMNMVNTSSKRTLQPHAVCAAAYISDWLENIIKNDFYLKNEAALVILKEYAGITFESSEQELEGQLGAIWRESIRVYMNKGDEAVPFTALAMIEQDGRTFIDDWLTQYGIETWLNQFIQVSIVPVWHLLIAHGIAIEAHAQNMILLHKNGWPTKVVLRDFHDSLEYVEEFLVNKDFVPNFENIHPTFKDASPDQYYWMSSVEALRELVMDTLFVFHLTELSALFEKQYCYKEGEFWHAVDTALSLHLDKFPELIHRHKQVEINKPFIYAESLLKKKLSKKSEGEFRHLVKNMLGQKENSR from the coding sequence GTGCAAAAGTTATCTCTTATACCTACTAAAACAGCAGAAAACCGAGTGAAAAAACAATTAGTTGAAGCATTGCTTTATGAAAATCTAATTCCATTTGAAGAAGACAATGGTACCTTTCATCTACTCGGAAAATCACGTACCTATCGTTTTAGAGGAAAAAGAATAGCCTTTGATAGGGTGCGACTAGACGAAGAAAGGATCGAGGCAACTTTAGAAGAGCTAGTAGAAGCATGTATAGCAGATGGTGAGGCAAAACGGAGATTAGTTGTTGAATTAACTCAAGCGATTACCCTATGTGAGTGGAATGAAGCACATCTTTTCCATCCAATGTCGAGGAGGGACTCCAGCTATGAAGAATTAGAATCAGAAATCAGTGAAGGCCATCCGTATCATCCGTGTTTTAAGTCACGTATTGGTTTTTCAATCCAAGACCATGAACAGTATGGTCCAGAAGCAAAGCGATCGTTTCCATTAGTTTGGACGGCGGTTAAAAGAAACAAAGTAAGAATATCGATTCCCGGGGACGAAGAAGTATTTTGGAGAAAAGAGCTTGGCTCATTAATGTGGGAATATTTGCTACAGCAGCTTCATTCAATGGGAGAGAGCTTTGATACGTATACGTTTTTACCGATTCATCCTTACCAATGGAAGTCGATTCAAGAACATCTAGAAAAACTTATTAATGCCAAAGAGATTCTTTTATTAAGGGTGAAAGGAGATTACTACAGAGCCACACAATCTGTTCGTACCTTATGGAACGAATTTAGTCCTGAAAAAGCAAATATGAAGCTATCTATGAATATGGTCAACACATCTTCTAAAAGAACATTACAGCCTCATGCTGTTTGTGCAGCAGCTTATATTTCAGATTGGCTTGAAAACATCATTAAAAATGATTTCTATCTAAAAAATGAGGCAGCTCTCGTTATATTAAAGGAATATGCTGGTATCACTTTTGAATCATCAGAGCAGGAGTTAGAAGGACAGTTAGGAGCCATTTGGAGAGAAAGCATAAGGGTATATATGAACAAGGGTGATGAGGCTGTACCATTTACTGCTCTAGCCATGATCGAGCAGGATGGTCGAACTTTTATAGATGATTGGCTTACTCAATATGGAATTGAAACCTGGCTAAACCAATTCATACAAGTAAGTATTGTACCTGTCTGGCATCTTCTCATCGCACACGGAATTGCGATTGAAGCTCATGCACAAAATATGATTCTTTTACACAAAAATGGCTGGCCAACAAAAGTTGTTTTACGAGATTTCCATGATAGCTTGGAGTATGTTGAGGAGTTTTTAGTAAATAAAGATTTTGTACCAAACTTCGAAAACATACATCCTACTTTTAAAGATGCATCTCCTGATCAGTATTATTGGATGTCATCTGTGGAGGCTTTAAGAGAGCTTGTTATGGATACGTTATTTGTCTTCCATTTAACAGAGCTATCAGCACTATTTGAAAAACAATACTGCTACAAAGAGGGGGAATTTTGGCATGCAGTGGATACAGCGCTCTCACTCCACCTGGATAAATTCCCCGAGTTGATTCATCGACACAAACAGGTAGAAATAAATAAACCGTTTATATATGCTGAATCTCTTTTAAAGAAAAAGCTTAGCAAAAAGAGTGAAGGTGAATTTCGTCACCTTGTGAAAAATATGTTAGGACAAAAGGAGAATTCGCGATGA